In Tenrec ecaudatus isolate mTenEca1 chromosome 4, mTenEca1.hap1, whole genome shotgun sequence, a single window of DNA contains:
- the LOC142446377 gene encoding olfactory receptor 5M11-like, protein MFIKNGSVFTEFILQGLTDRPELQPLLFVVFLVVYLVTLTGNLGMITLIRLDSRLHTPMYFFLTNLAFVDLCYTTNATPQMLTNFLSERKTISFAGCFTQCYIFIALLLTEYYILAAMAYDRYMAICNPLRYSVKMSSKVCICLATFPYVYGFSDGLFQAMLTFCLTFCRSNVINHFYCADPPLIKLSCSDTYIKEHAMLISAGFNLSCSLAIILVSYVFIMAAIMRIKSAAGRYKAFSTCGSHMMAVTLFYGTLFWAIMRPPTDETVEESKVIAVFYTFVSPVLNPLIYSL, encoded by the coding sequence ATGTTCATTAAGAATGGCAGTGTGTTCACAGaattcattctccagggactcacaGATCGCCCAGAACTCCAGCCTCTCCTCTTTGTGGTGTTCCTGGTGGTTTATCTTGTCACCCTCACTGGCAATCTGGGCATGATAACATTAATCAGACTGGACTCTCGCCTtcacacccccatgtacttcttcctcactAACTTGGCCTTTGTGGATTTGTGCTACACCACAAATGCGACCCCACAGATGCTCACTAATTTCTTATCAGAGAGGAAGACCATTTCCTTTGCTGGCTGCTTCACACAGTGTTACATTTTCATTGCTCTTCTCCTCACGGAGTATTACATTTTGGCAgccatggcctatgaccgctacaTGGCCATCTGCAATCCGCTGCGCTATTCTGTGAAAATGTCCAGCAAAGTGTGCATCTGCTTGGCCACGTTCCCTTATGTCTATGGCTTCTCAGATGGTCTGTTCCAGGCCATGCTGACCTTTTGCTTGACCTTCTGTAGGTCCAATGTCATTAACCATTTCTACTGTGCCGACCCACCACTCATAAAGCTTTCTTGCTCTGACAcctacatcaaagaacatgccatGCTGATCTCAGCTGGCTTCAACCTCTCCTGCTCCCTCGCCATCATCCTGGTGTCCTACGTCTTCATTATGGCGGCCATCATGCGGATCAAGTCAGCAGCGGGCAGATACAAGGCCTTCTCCACCTGCGGCTCCCACATGATGGCCGTCACCCTCTTTTATGGGACTCTCTTTTGGGCAATTATGAGACCACCCACAGACGAGACTGTTGAGGAATCGAAAGTAATTGCTGTCTTCTACACCTTTGTCAGTCCGGTCCTTAATCCACTGATCTATAGTCTTTAG